The following proteins come from a genomic window of Streptomyces liliiviolaceus:
- a CDS encoding DUF7848 domain-containing protein — MSIRGVVRHQEWTLQPDREPDAEPTSYAMQCAVCGETSPVHGDYSAPQEWVLAHGGRNPSHHTYREIITRPWRAWWKP; from the coding sequence ATGAGCATCCGTGGCGTCGTCCGCCACCAGGAGTGGACGCTCCAGCCCGACCGCGAACCGGACGCCGAGCCGACCAGCTACGCGATGCAGTGCGCGGTCTGCGGCGAGACCTCTCCGGTGCACGGCGACTACTCCGCCCCGCAGGAGTGGGTGCTGGCCCACGGCGGCCGCAACCCGTCGCACCACACGTACCGGGAGATCATCACCCGCCCCTGGAGGGCGTGGTGGAAGCCGTGA